A part of Helicobacter himalayensis genomic DNA contains:
- the mfd gene encoding transcription-repair coupling factor → MQELLYNSFDEFTCNFASNGTNSTACVLALADYKEAIGAWNFFDFFYNNPQLAPNPASKNPKTSESASKSALKPPKPFLLPEVRAHFGEDLSPYREDLLSLFQTLREFYDFSDKKILCTPISSILYPLPKPALLSSFHISKQSTLSPQTLFEKLLEFGYESVEVVELSGEVSMRGEIIDIFMPSFELPYRICFFGDDIESIRVFEPSTQISQKDEFDSLQIPPSFFNTTSLGADSSMDCADFQNSAQSLWNLGENGALLHINFPSFITPSALSEAREIASLQKSINETQEDFIHEPDSQNTESSAKPHCALDYLTDFTLLDSQSKNNESAEITFSPKMLESLLTLHSQKDIILLAPNAALLKSYGLDFSQIPPKLEPRFQKLWIKNIQAVICPYVLNLLTPTTLFLSFNTFESTKKARKRSSKLLLNELNIGEYVVHSDYGVGIFKGLKSVSVLGVVRDFIEIAYQGEDKLLLPVDRLELIERFVADSGSVPVIDRLGKGSFAKLKESVRKKLLEIASGIIELAARRELTRGIKVDCQNVLLQKFLQSAPFELTEDQERSISEIFNDLESGHVMDRLLSGDVGFGKTEVAMCAMCAIILQGYQCAFLAPTTLLSSQHFSSLSTRFDSMLKNDGNPVRIAKVDRFVSAKEKVRIAQELKSGKIDIVIGTHALLGLEFHNLGLVVIDEEHKFGVKQKEKIKSLCADTHLLSMSATPIPRTLNMALSKIKGFSTLRTPPLMRKGVRTFLKQHNNNLVREVIMRELRRGGQVFYIHNNIASIESKKKELLALLQNLRIAVLHSQIDSVDSEDIMQGFLQGKSQVLLCTSIVESGLHLPNANTIIIEEANRFGIADLHQLRGRVGRGDREGFCYLLVKDEYSLGDEAKKRLSALEKNSYLGSGENLAYHDLEIRGGGNLLGAAQSGHIKKIGYGLYLNMLEECINKLSGQGEEKKSQVDLKINLSAYLNPELIASDKLRLELYRRLCMCEELSEVYEIEGEIENRFGKIDELSLSFLEQIRIRVLANKLKLKQITHFGQNISFIYENNEKKSFQSVSKNWDDVLGCIMQELRKELKLKE, encoded by the coding sequence TTGCAAGAGTTACTTTACAATTCTTTTGATGAATTTACTTGCAATTTTGCCTCTAATGGCACAAATAGCACCGCTTGTGTGCTAGCATTAGCGGATTATAAAGAGGCAATAGGCGCGTGGAATTTTTTTGACTTTTTTTACAATAACCCACAACTTGCCCCAAATCCAGCGTCAAAAAATCCTAAAACTTCAGAATCTGCGTCAAAATCAGCACTCAAACCCCCAAAGCCTTTTTTGCTTCCAGAAGTGCGCGCGCATTTTGGCGAGGATTTGAGCCCTTATAGAGAAGATTTGCTTTCACTTTTTCAAACCTTGCGTGAGTTTTATGATTTTTCGGATAAAAAGATTCTCTGCACGCCAATTTCTAGCATTCTTTACCCATTGCCAAAGCCCGCGCTCTTAAGCTCGTTTCATATTTCAAAGCAAAGCACACTCTCACCCCAAACACTTTTTGAAAAACTCTTAGAGTTTGGCTATGAAAGTGTAGAAGTCGTGGAGCTAAGCGGTGAAGTAAGTATGCGCGGGGAGATTATAGATATTTTTATGCCAAGCTTTGAGCTGCCTTATAGAATCTGCTTTTTTGGTGATGATATCGAGAGTATCCGTGTGTTTGAACCAAGCACGCAAATTAGCCAAAAAGATGAGTTTGACTCGCTACAAATCCCACCAAGTTTTTTTAACACCACGTCTTTAGGCGCAGATTCTAGTATGGATTGCGCAGACTTTCAAAATAGCGCGCAAAGTTTATGGAATCTCGGCGAAAATGGCGCGCTTTTGCATATAAATTTCCCCAGCTTTATCACACCTAGCGCACTTAGCGAAGCTAGGGAAATTGCAAGCCTACAAAAAAGCATTAATGAAACACAAGAGGATTTTATACATGAGCCAGATTCTCAAAACACAGAATCTAGCGCCAAACCCCATTGCGCACTTGATTATCTTACAGATTTCACACTTTTAGATTCTCAAAGCAAAAATAATGAGAGTGCAGAAATCACCTTTTCACCCAAAATGTTAGAATCCCTACTGACCTTGCATTCTCAAAAAGATATTATTTTGCTCGCGCCAAATGCAGCACTTTTGAAATCCTATGGTTTAGACTTTTCACAAATCCCACCAAAGCTTGAGCCAAGATTCCAAAAATTATGGATAAAAAACATTCAAGCCGTCATTTGCCCGTATGTGCTTAATCTCCTCACACCAACAACACTTTTTCTTTCTTTCAATACATTTGAATCCACCAAAAAAGCACGCAAAAGGTCCTCCAAACTTCTACTAAATGAGCTTAATATCGGCGAATATGTCGTGCATAGTGATTATGGTGTGGGGATTTTTAAGGGACTTAAGAGCGTGAGTGTGCTTGGCGTGGTGCGCGATTTTATCGAGATTGCCTATCAAGGTGAGGATAAACTGCTGCTACCTGTGGATAGGCTAGAGCTCATTGAGCGCTTTGTGGCGGATTCTGGCAGTGTGCCTGTGATTGATAGGCTAGGCAAGGGCAGTTTTGCTAAGCTCAAAGAAAGCGTGCGTAAAAAACTGCTAGAAATCGCAAGTGGGATTATCGAGCTGGCTGCAAGGCGCGAACTTACAAGAGGTATTAAAGTGGATTGTCAAAATGTGCTTTTGCAGAAATTTTTGCAAAGCGCACCTTTTGAGCTGACAGAGGACCAAGAGCGCAGTATCAGTGAGATTTTCAATGATTTAGAATCTGGGCACGTGATGGATAGGCTTTTGAGCGGCGATGTGGGATTTGGCAAGACAGAAGTTGCGATGTGTGCGATGTGTGCGATTATCTTACAAGGCTATCAATGTGCATTTTTAGCACCAACCACACTTTTAAGTTCGCAACATTTTAGCTCACTTAGCACTCGCTTTGATTCTATGCTAAAAAATGATGGAAATCCCGTAAGAATAGCAAAAGTAGATAGATTTGTGAGTGCGAAAGAAAAGGTGCGTATCGCACAGGAGCTAAAAAGCGGAAAAATTGATATTGTCATCGGAACGCACGCACTTTTGGGATTAGAATTTCACAATCTAGGACTTGTTGTCATTGATGAAGAGCATAAATTTGGCGTGAAGCAAAAAGAGAAAATAAAATCACTTTGCGCGGACACACATTTACTTTCTATGAGTGCTACGCCAATCCCGCGCACGCTCAATATGGCACTTTCAAAGATTAAGGGTTTTAGCACGCTCCGCACGCCACCGCTTATGCGCAAGGGCGTGCGCACATTTCTTAAACAGCACAATAATAACCTTGTGCGCGAAGTTATTATGCGTGAGTTGCGCCGTGGCGGGCAGGTATTTTACATCCATAATAACATCGCAAGTATTGAATCTAAGAAAAAAGAGTTGCTCGCACTTTTGCAAAATCTTCGCATAGCGGTGTTGCATTCCCAAATCGACAGCGTGGATTCTGAAGATATTATGCAAGGATTTTTGCAGGGCAAAAGTCAAGTACTTCTTTGCACCAGCATTGTGGAATCTGGCTTACATCTGCCAAATGCAAATACAATCATCATCGAAGAAGCAAATCGCTTTGGTATCGCGGACTTGCACCAATTGCGCGGAAGAGTAGGTAGGGGCGATAGAGAGGGCTTTTGCTATTTGCTTGTGAAAGATGAATATTCTCTAGGCGATGAAGCCAAAAAGCGCCTAAGCGCGTTGGAGAAAAATTCTTACCTTGGAAGCGGAGAAAATCTCGCTTACCACGACTTAGAAATACGCGGTGGTGGGAATCTGCTAGGAGCTGCTCAAAGCGGACATATCAAAAAAATCGGCTATGGGCTCTATCTCAATATGCTTGAAGAGTGTATAAATAAGCTCAGTGGGCAAGGTGAAGAGAAAAAATCTCAAGTGGATTTGAAAATCAACCTAAGCGCGTATCTTAACCCCGAGCTTATTGCAAGCGACAAGCTGCGCTTAGAGTTATATAGGCGACTTTGCATGTGTGAGGAGCTTAGCGAAGTGTATGAGATAGAAGGCGAGATAGAAAATCGCTTTGGCAAAATCGATGAACTAAGCCTAAGTTTCTTGGAGCAAATCAGAATCCGCGTGCTGGCAAACAAGCTTAAACTCAAGCAAATCACGCATTTTGGGCAAAATATTAGCTTCATTTATGAAAATAATGAAAAAAAATCTTTCCAAAGCGTGAGCAAAAACTGGGACGATGTGCTAGGTTGCATTATGCAGGAACTACGAAAAGAACTTAAATTAAAAGAGTAG
- a CDS encoding bactofilin family protein — MAIFTNDNKQFDGGSTSGGATIIAQGTRIKGEINIDCRLHIDGDFEGVINSKDTVMVGKSGVVRGEIHTNALVVAGKFIGNSISNLLELKAQGRIEGVVTASELVIERKGVFIGESKVKDSKTLSQPQAKPKEGKE, encoded by the coding sequence ATGGCAATCTTTACTAACGACAATAAACAATTTGATGGAGGAAGCACCTCTGGAGGAGCAACAATCATCGCACAGGGAACAAGAATAAAGGGTGAAATAAACATTGATTGTCGCTTGCATATTGATGGTGATTTTGAAGGCGTGATTAACTCTAAAGATACTGTTATGGTGGGCAAAAGTGGCGTTGTAAGAGGCGAAATCCACACAAATGCGCTTGTGGTGGCAGGAAAATTTATCGGAAATTCTATCTCTAATCTTTTGGAGCTTAAGGCACAAGGGCGCATTGAAGGTGTTGTTACTGCAAGTGAGTTGGTAATCGAGCGCAAAGGTGTGTTTATAGGGGAGAGCAAAGTTAAAGATTCTAAAACCCTATCTCAACCTCAAGCTAAGCCAAAGGAAGGTAAGGAATAA
- a CDS encoding M23 family metallopeptidase, whose amino-acid sequence MSNKRLILMITDQDGTRSINIHSIFRQIGLYALILLLVLIIYGIVSIKAFKEEIVSISSLNEIIIQQYEKMQGKNTYLNSQIQQRSEEIMLVGDRVEDLESVIGIDEGVLNNAKEDLRERIDIASLTGSQKAFVMKFIPNGYPLDYYKRVSADFGYRIHPLFFTKHLHTGIDFATDVGTPIYATADGVVEFAQMGHNGGYGNLVKLDHSYGFRTYYAHLNKIVVTRGSFVKKGQVIAYSGNSGISTGPHLHYEIRFLGSVLDPKNFIEWRMSDFSLIFENERNVSWQSLLTTINNLMEEAPLEEQQSSHREQE is encoded by the coding sequence ATGAGTAACAAGCGTCTTATTTTAATGATAACCGACCAAGATGGGACGCGCTCTATCAATATTCACTCGATTTTCCGCCAGATTGGGCTTTATGCGCTGATTTTACTCCTCGTGCTTATCATTTATGGTATAGTTTCAATCAAGGCGTTTAAAGAAGAGATTGTTAGCATTTCCTCGCTTAATGAAATTATCATTCAGCAGTATGAAAAAATGCAAGGAAAAAACACTTACTTAAACTCGCAAATACAGCAACGCTCCGAAGAAATTATGCTTGTTGGAGATAGAGTAGAGGATTTAGAAAGTGTCATAGGCATTGATGAAGGTGTGCTAAATAATGCAAAGGAGGATTTGCGTGAGCGTATCGATATTGCCTCACTCACAGGCTCGCAAAAAGCCTTTGTGATGAAGTTTATCCCAAATGGCTATCCGCTTGATTATTACAAGCGCGTTTCAGCAGACTTTGGCTATCGTATCCATCCGCTGTTTTTTACTAAGCATTTGCATACAGGCATAGATTTTGCCACAGATGTTGGCACACCAATTTATGCAACAGCTGATGGAGTGGTGGAGTTTGCCCAGATGGGACATAATGGCGGTTATGGAAATCTAGTCAAACTCGACCACTCTTATGGATTTAGGACTTATTACGCCCATTTGAATAAAATTGTCGTAACGCGTGGCAGTTTTGTCAAAAAAGGGCAGGTAATAGCCTATTCTGGGAATAGTGGCATCAGCACGGGACCTCATTTGCACTATGAGATAAGATTCTTAGGAAGTGTGCTTGATCCTAAGAATTTTATTGAATGGAGAATGAGCGATTTCTCTTTAATCTTTGAAAATGAAAGGAATGTATCATGGCAATCTTTACTAACGACAATAAACAATTTGATGGAGGAAGCACCTCTGGAGGAGCAACAATCATCGCACAGGGAACAAGAATAA
- a CDS encoding M23 family metallopeptidase: MQNKLMISIVDDGGSKQFSIHRVIKKVLFYLGVGIVVLLVSYLLMVKLLISELDSLIAEKNEVRNKFQEIYEKNNELARNVEYKTNELLKASSRINELEKIVNIYKNSDSLVDEQNYKIDLEDLSDMQKQIVLKIIPNGDPIRNYDWDKHAPLHSKKAEAFFYEIPQGTPIYATANGIVDTISNAKGGTYGTYVKLAHSFGFTSVYAHLQKLLVQKGEFVVKGQLIGYSGQSGASKKEDLLYELRFLGAPLSTSEYARWDLSNFNAITQNKDQIDWKSLVWALDDLAQLQSYRTAKVETNQSEIQQ, encoded by the coding sequence ATGCAAAATAAACTTATGATTTCTATCGTTGATGATGGGGGTTCAAAGCAGTTTAGCATTCATCGCGTGATTAAAAAGGTGCTTTTTTATTTAGGCGTCGGCATTGTGGTGTTACTTGTATCGTATTTGCTAATGGTAAAGCTCCTTATTAGCGAACTTGATTCGCTTATCGCAGAAAAAAACGAGGTGCGTAATAAATTCCAAGAAATTTATGAAAAAAACAACGAGCTCGCGCGCAATGTGGAATACAAAACAAATGAACTTCTTAAGGCAAGCAGCAGGATTAATGAGCTAGAAAAGATTGTTAATATTTATAAAAATTCAGATTCTCTTGTTGATGAACAAAACTACAAGATTGACTTAGAGGATTTAAGCGACATGCAAAAGCAAATTGTGCTAAAAATTATCCCAAATGGCGATCCGATAAGAAACTATGATTGGGATAAGCACGCCCCTTTGCACTCTAAAAAAGCAGAAGCGTTTTTTTATGAGATTCCACAAGGCACGCCAATTTATGCCACTGCAAATGGCATTGTGGATACTATAAGCAACGCAAAAGGCGGAACTTATGGTACCTATGTAAAGCTCGCGCATTCTTTTGGATTTACTTCAGTGTATGCGCATTTGCAAAAACTACTCGTGCAAAAGGGAGAATTTGTAGTCAAAGGACAACTTATAGGTTACAGCGGGCAGAGTGGAGCGAGCAAAAAAGAGGATTTGCTCTATGAATTGCGCTTTTTGGGTGCGCCACTTTCCACAAGCGAATATGCGCGCTGGGATTTAAGTAACTTCAATGCGATAACGCAAAATAAAGATCAAATTGACTGGAAAAGCCTTGTATGGGCGCTTGATGATTTAGCACAATTGCAAAGCTACCGCACCGCAAAAGTTGAAACTAATCAAAGCGAAATACAGCAATAA
- the lptE gene encoding LPS assembly lipoprotein LptE — protein sequence MKIDKKFRNYLYTLCLSALLLACGYMPVSRYADSVFAQGVYVELTMNPLMPEASVGAKDAINLAVLTRFKNTLAPKQRAHTIIDMRVNSVSNSPIAYDANGFVSFYRVTVSLSFEVKNDGKSSLKVSNTGYYDYAVNSTSAVVIEDSKLNAVTNATTQALDKFISQVAFYGNKIGSKTQIQQPPKEVESKTTQEKKGF from the coding sequence ATGAAAATAGACAAAAAGTTTAGAAACTACCTTTATACGCTGTGCTTAAGCGCGCTGTTGCTGGCGTGCGGATATATGCCTGTGAGTAGATATGCAGATTCTGTGTTTGCGCAGGGTGTATATGTGGAGCTCACGATGAATCCACTTATGCCTGAAGCCTCTGTGGGCGCGAAAGATGCAATCAATCTTGCGGTTTTAACGCGCTTTAAAAATACGCTTGCACCAAAACAGCGTGCGCATACAATTATCGATATGCGCGTGAATTCTGTGAGCAACTCTCCCATTGCGTATGATGCAAATGGCTTTGTGAGCTTTTATCGCGTTACGGTAAGCCTTAGTTTTGAGGTGAAAAATGACGGGAAAAGTAGCTTAAAAGTTAGCAATACGGGTTATTATGACTATGCGGTAAACTCAACTTCAGCTGTCGTAATTGAAGATTCTAAGCTTAATGCTGTTACAAACGCCACAACTCAAGCGCTTGATAAATTTATCTCGCAAGTAGCTTTCTATGGCAATAAAATAGGAAGCAAAACGCAAATCCAACAACCCCCAAAAGAAGTAGAATCTAAAACAACACAAGAGAAAAAAGGATTTTAA
- the leuS gene encoding leucine--tRNA ligase: MQEYNPKSIEQKWQDFWQKHKSFEPEDSQSKTKKYILSMFPYPSGAIHMGHVRNYCIGDALARHYRQNGYNVLHPIGWDAFGMPAENAAIKRRIHPKTWTYANIEAMRKELASLGLSFSKEREFATSDPLYTRFEQEFFIKMWEKGLIYRKEAFLNWCPNDKTVLANEQVIEGKCWRCDTPVVQKRMYQYYIKITSYAEELLTDLEKLENHWPSQVLTMQRNWIGKSRGLDFRFKLTTDSQAKCESEGFSVFTTRPDTIFGVTYCAIAPEHAIIDTLLAKNLLTPAQKAHIESMRKVASKERAIQEKDGFDLGIRAIHPLTKEEIPIWVANFVLVEYANGAVMSVPAHDERDYEFAKKFHLPIKIVLKPGFKTLPFCDDGELVDSQEFSGLQGTQARDSIISYFEKNNLGKGIINYRLRDWGVSRQRYWGAPIPMVHCESCGIVPENTAHLPITLPEDVVIDGEGNPLDKHPSWKHCICPKCGSEALRESDTMDTFVQSSWYFLRYATSPSEWNEKPFNTGCLKYWLNVDEYIGGIEHAILHLLYARFFTKVLRDLGYVQIDEPFANLLTQGMVLKNGAKMSKSKGNIVNPNDIIARFGADSARLFVLFAAPPTKDLEWNDSAVEGAFRFLKRLWDRGKDIIPSNTLPKIESSALNKSQKLARKKVYEALQKSCDIFSKKQAGYAFNTLIAACMEAFNVLSEQLNDADSQKLAKEVLSEGYFILLHILEPIVPHICWELSERYFGRANFTKLDIDTNALKSDDVIIAVTINGKKRAQIEVPNNLENKEVLRLAKESVGKWLEGEVLKEIVVPNKLVNFVVKP; encoded by the coding sequence ATGCAAGAATATAATCCAAAATCAATCGAGCAAAAATGGCAGGACTTTTGGCAAAAACACAAAAGTTTTGAGCCTGAAGATTCTCAAAGCAAGACAAAAAAATACATTCTTTCAATGTTTCCTTACCCGAGTGGGGCGATCCACATGGGGCATGTGAGGAATTATTGCATAGGAGATGCGCTAGCGAGGCATTACCGACAGAATGGCTACAATGTCTTGCACCCTATCGGTTGGGATGCCTTTGGTATGCCTGCTGAAAATGCCGCTATCAAACGTAGAATCCACCCAAAAACTTGGACTTATGCAAACATTGAAGCAATGCGAAAAGAGCTTGCAAGTCTTGGACTTAGCTTTTCAAAAGAGCGAGAGTTTGCCACAAGCGACCCTCTTTATACGCGCTTTGAGCAAGAGTTTTTTATCAAAATGTGGGAGAAGGGGCTGATTTATCGCAAGGAGGCATTTTTAAATTGGTGTCCTAATGATAAAACCGTGCTTGCAAATGAGCAGGTGATTGAAGGGAAATGTTGGCGGTGCGATACGCCTGTGGTGCAAAAGCGTATGTATCAGTATTATATAAAAATCACAAGCTATGCAGAAGAGCTTTTAACGGATTTAGAAAAGCTAGAAAATCATTGGCCCTCTCAAGTGCTTACAATGCAAAGAAATTGGATTGGGAAATCGCGCGGGCTTGATTTTAGATTCAAACTCACCACAGATTCTCAAGCAAAATGCGAAAGTGAGGGCTTTAGCGTTTTTACTACGCGTCCAGATACAATTTTTGGCGTTACTTACTGCGCGATTGCTCCAGAACATGCCATCATAGATACCTTGCTTGCAAAAAATTTACTCACGCCCGCACAAAAAGCACATATTGAATCTATGCGTAAAGTCGCCTCAAAAGAACGCGCTATACAGGAAAAAGACGGCTTTGATTTAGGCATTAGAGCAATCCACCCATTAACAAAAGAGGAGATTCCCATTTGGGTGGCAAATTTTGTGTTGGTAGAATATGCTAATGGCGCGGTGATGAGCGTGCCAGCGCACGATGAAAGGGATTATGAGTTTGCTAAAAAGTTTCATCTACCGATAAAAATCGTGCTAAAACCGGGGTTTAAAACCCTGCCATTTTGTGATGATGGCGAGTTAGTGGATTCTCAAGAGTTTAGCGGTTTGCAAGGCACACAAGCACGGGATTCTATCATTAGTTATTTTGAAAAAAATAACTTAGGAAAAGGCATTATAAACTACCGCTTGCGCGATTGGGGCGTGAGTAGGCAGCGCTATTGGGGTGCGCCTATACCTATGGTGCATTGTGAATCTTGCGGAATTGTGCCAGAGAATACAGCGCATTTGCCTATCACCCTGCCAGAAGATGTAGTGATTGATGGCGAGGGGAATCCGCTTGATAAGCACCCTAGTTGGAAACACTGTATTTGTCCTAAATGCGGGAGTGAAGCATTGCGTGAAAGTGATACAATGGATACTTTTGTGCAATCAAGCTGGTATTTTTTGCGTTATGCTACGTCTCCTAGCGAATGGAACGAGAAACCTTTTAATACAGGATGCTTGAAATATTGGCTTAATGTGGATGAATACATAGGCGGGATTGAACACGCGATTTTACACCTGCTGTATGCGCGGTTTTTTACAAAGGTGTTGCGAGATTTAGGCTATGTGCAGATAGATGAACCTTTTGCAAATTTACTCACACAGGGAATGGTGCTTAAAAATGGTGCAAAAATGAGTAAAAGCAAGGGAAATATTGTGAATCCTAATGATATTATTGCACGTTTTGGTGCAGATTCTGCGCGGCTTTTTGTGCTTTTTGCCGCACCTCCAACCAAAGATTTAGAATGGAATGATTCTGCGGTGGAAGGCGCGTTTAGATTCTTAAAGCGCTTGTGGGATAGAGGCAAGGATATTATCCCAAGCAACACTTTGCCAAAAATAGAATCTAGCGCGCTTAATAAGTCTCAAAAGCTCGCACGCAAAAAGGTGTATGAAGCCCTGCAAAAATCCTGTGATATTTTTAGCAAAAAGCAAGCGGGTTATGCGTTTAATACGCTTATTGCTGCGTGTATGGAAGCTTTTAATGTCCTAAGCGAACAACTTAATGACGCGGATTCTCAAAAACTTGCAAAAGAGGTGTTGAGCGAGGGTTATTTTATCCTTTTGCATATTTTAGAGCCTATCGTGCCTCATATTTGTTGGGAATTAAGCGAGCGGTATTTTGGGCGGGCAAATTTCACAAAGCTAGATATTGATACGAATGCACTCAAAAGCGATGATGTGATAATCGCCGTTACGATAAATGGCAAAAAACGCGCACAAATAGAAGTGCCAAATAATTTAGAAAATAAAGAAGTTTTGCGCCTTGCAAAAGAAAGTGTAGGTAAATGGCTGGAAGGTGAAGTTCTCAAAGAAATTGTTGTGCCAAATAAACTTGTGAATTTTGTGGTGAAGCCTTAG
- a CDS encoding cytochrome c biogenesis CcdA family protein — MEELLYDTLFQNTPLATCFLAGILTFLSPCILPLIPAYISYISGVSLQDIKENPARHRIRVFLKSLLFVAGFCGVFVLFALFFGSFLGQWLKSDIFRYIAGFVVIIFGVHFVGIFRLRFLNRFNVRLNLSKIEQNKFVAIFAPFFLGISFGACWSPCAGPILGSVLALGASRADSALSFALSFSAGLGMSFLLTALLVERALEFLGKIKSFMRAIEILCGVLLILIGLLILGDKLNALAGI, encoded by the coding sequence ATGGAAGAATTGCTTTATGACACACTTTTTCAAAATACCCCTTTGGCAACCTGCTTTTTAGCTGGAATCTTGACTTTTCTAAGCCCTTGTATTCTCCCACTTATCCCTGCGTATATCTCCTACATTAGCGGTGTTTCCTTACAGGATATTAAAGAAAATCCCGCGCGCCATAGAATCCGCGTTTTTCTCAAATCACTTCTTTTTGTGGCGGGATTTTGCGGGGTATTTGTGCTTTTTGCACTTTTTTTTGGCAGTTTTTTAGGGCAATGGCTTAAAAGCGATATATTTCGCTACATTGCGGGATTTGTGGTGATTATTTTTGGCGTGCATTTTGTGGGTATTTTTAGACTTAGATTCTTAAATCGCTTCAATGTCCGCTTAAATCTCTCTAAAATCGAACAAAATAAATTTGTCGCGATATTTGCGCCGTTTTTTTTAGGTATCAGTTTTGGGGCGTGCTGGAGTCCGTGCGCTGGTCCGATTTTGGGTTCTGTGTTAGCACTTGGAGCAAGCAGGGCAGATTCTGCACTTTCTTTTGCGCTTAGTTTTTCAGCAGGACTTGGAATGTCGTTTTTACTCACCGCGCTTTTGGTGGAGCGCGCACTAGAGTTTTTAGGCAAGATTAAAAGCTTTATGCGCGCTATTGAAATCTTGTGCGGCGTGCTTTTAATCCTCATTGGGCTTTTAATTTTAGGCGACAAACTCAATGCTCTTGCGGGAATCTAA
- a CDS encoding DEAD/DEAH box helicase — MSTNTQEAYSKQNANSHTQKNEITESTDSQTQNKSQTTFASFGLREYLLKGINELGFSTPSPIQEQSIPIVLAGDDLIAQAQTGTGKTAAFAIPILNKITRNNDIEALIITPTRELAMQISDEFLKLGRFARIKTICMYGGQSIKRQCDLLKNKPKIMIATPGRLLDHLMNGRLSDFAPRVVVLDESDEMLDMGFLDDIEQIFTYLPSDKQTLLFSATMPEAIKKLALKILNNPKFVKISPVDITNKDIEQKYYIINENERDEAIVRLLEIYNPSKSIIFTRTKKEADLLAQKLQSANFNVAALHGDMEQWDRKNTITSFRQNKIEILVATDVASRGLDISEVSHVFNYHIPLNPESYVHRIGRTGRAGKKGIAITLASPLEFKEINKIKQSTKAQIELCEIAGGEILDSNELLVKIASLEITQSALETFETLKVEIDPTQLCLKLLSHYISTQCTKTIGLNKEEIARLERMDNATESKSRSSNNGRRGRDSNSNKERDFKSGRGAKDSKFSKKSQNKDKGKWYSNTNIGGSIWG, encoded by the coding sequence ATGAGTACAAACACACAAGAGGCATATTCAAAACAAAATGCAAACTCTCACACACAAAAGAATGAAATCACAGAAAGCACAGATTCTCAAACGCAAAATAAATCACAAACAACCTTTGCTTCCTTTGGCTTGCGTGAATATTTACTTAAGGGCATTAATGAGTTAGGCTTTAGCACGCCTTCGCCCATACAAGAGCAAAGTATTCCTATTGTGCTTGCAGGTGATGATTTAATCGCACAGGCACAAACCGGCACGGGTAAAACAGCCGCTTTTGCGATTCCTATTCTTAATAAAATCACGCGTAACAATGACATTGAAGCACTCATCATCACGCCCACAAGGGAACTTGCAATGCAAATAAGTGATGAATTTTTGAAACTTGGGCGCTTTGCGCGCATTAAAACTATCTGTATGTATGGCGGGCAAAGCATTAAGCGACAATGCGATTTATTAAAGAATAAGCCAAAAATTATGATTGCCACACCGGGTAGATTGCTAGATCACCTTATGAATGGGCGTTTAAGCGACTTTGCCCCGCGCGTGGTGGTGCTTGATGAATCTGATGAAATGCTTGATATGGGCTTTTTGGACGATATCGAGCAGATTTTTACTTATCTGCCAAGCGATAAGCAAACGCTCCTTTTTTCCGCCACAATGCCAGAGGCAATCAAAAAGCTTGCGCTAAAGATTCTCAATAATCCAAAGTTTGTGAAAATCTCGCCTGTGGATATTACAAACAAAGATATTGAGCAAAAATACTACATTATCAATGAAAACGAGCGCGATGAGGCGATTGTAAGACTATTAGAGATTTATAATCCAAGCAAAAGCATCATTTTTACCCGCACAAAAAAAGAAGCTGATTTGCTTGCTCAAAAGCTTCAAAGCGCGAATTTCAACGTCGCTGCATTGCATGGAGATATGGAGCAATGGGACAGAAAAAACACCATTACAAGTTTCCGCCAAAATAAGATTGAGATTCTCGTCGCCACTGATGTAGCTTCACGCGGGCTTGATATTAGCGAGGTAAGCCACGTTTTTAATTATCATATTCCGCTAAATCCTGAAAGCTATGTGCATAGAATTGGGCGCACCGGGCGTGCGGGTAAAAAGGGCATTGCTATCACACTTGCTAGCCCGCTGGAGTTTAAAGAGATCAATAAAATCAAGCAAAGCACAAAAGCGCAAATCGAGCTTTGTGAAATTGCCGGTGGGGAGATTTTAGATTCTAATGAATTACTAGTAAAAATCGCTTCACTTGAAATCACCCAAAGTGCGCTAGAAACATTTGAAACGCTCAAGGTTGAAATTGACCCAACACAGCTTTGTCTTAAGCTTCTAAGCCATTATATTAGCACACAATGCACCAAAACTATCGGACTTAATAAGGAAGAAATCGCGCGCTTAGAGCGTATGGATAATGCCACGGAATCTAAATCGCGCAGTAGCAATAATGGGCGTAGGGGACGAGATTCCAACTCTAATAAAGAACGCGATTTTAAAAGTGGCAGAGGTGCAAAAGATTCAAAATTTAGTAAAAAATCACAAAACAAAGACAAAGGCAAATGGTATAGTAACACAAACATAGGCGGAAGTATTTGGGGATAA